From Paenibacillus polymyxa, the proteins below share one genomic window:
- a CDS encoding beta-glucosidase: MKVKSTWVFRMVMMTVIAAVVIGPMHIAGAAGSRTDRPWMNTSLSAEKRTALLLQEMTLEEKIDLVTGKVNNYYGFYNNSMERLGIPALKMADGPAGVRIANPDVQDKQSTALPAPIALAATWDTQAAKQYGDLLGDEAFNTTHNVVLGPGMDIARIPWGSRNFESMGEDPLLQSQMVTAYVKGVQSHPVLATAKHYLMNNQETERFTTNVKVSDRALHEIYIRPFEEAIAKADLGGAMCSFNKVNGESACENKTILTDLLKKEMQFQGFVMSDYGANLSTVESANSGLDLETPGTPYGKWGDQLLDAVKTGKVSEQTIDDKAKRILVQMFSKGLFDHPAQNNQIDARDHGKTARQLAEESMVLLQNKNNVLPLSQDKLKSIAVIGPDADNGTVAGGGSSLVNPTYTVSPLEGIRNRVGKGVTVQYAPGTDPISAGDIMPGPSAVPSSLLTTSDQKENISVGYATYGDAEQGLRGEYWKNNKMEGNPILVRNDDQVNMNLGFYNYQGFNAKSPKVPNTPTTLNGLISARWTGAIAAPKDGDYALSLTSLGSSKLYLDDKLFVDNQGTKLETTKKNISFKAGEKHKIRIEYRADYPTNGRDSGGMVRLGWEPPADTTDKLIDNAVKLAKKSDVAIVVTRTYESEGYVERSDMELPNNQDRLIRAVAAANPKTIVVQMSGRAVQMDTWQDKVPAIVQAWFAGQEQGNAIARVLFGDVNPSGKLPVTFPVNEQSTPVSSPEKFPGVNGVGDYSDGIFVGYRGYEKSGIQPVFSFGHGLSYTTFGYSDLKVKQHASGKKSDRTSSVEVSLKLKNTGKKAGAEVVQVYSGKLPTNVETPSRQLAGWAKVELKPGQEKKVRIELDPKALSYWDEKSKAWVMPSGEVPIYVGSSSQDTRLTGSVTIPATSTEKAKK; encoded by the coding sequence GTGAAAGTAAAATCAACATGGGTGTTCCGTATGGTGATGATGACAGTCATTGCGGCTGTTGTGATCGGACCTATGCATATTGCAGGAGCGGCAGGAAGCCGGACAGATCGGCCTTGGATGAACACGTCCCTGTCGGCTGAGAAACGGACAGCATTGCTGTTACAAGAAATGACGCTGGAAGAAAAAATAGATCTGGTGACTGGTAAGGTCAACAATTATTATGGATTTTATAATAATTCGATGGAACGGTTGGGTATTCCAGCGTTAAAGATGGCAGATGGACCTGCGGGTGTGCGGATCGCCAATCCGGATGTGCAGGACAAGCAATCAACTGCGTTGCCGGCCCCTATTGCACTGGCTGCAACGTGGGATACTCAGGCTGCCAAACAATATGGAGATTTGCTTGGAGACGAGGCTTTTAATACAACTCATAATGTGGTGCTTGGACCGGGGATGGATATTGCCCGTATTCCATGGGGATCGAGAAACTTTGAATCTATGGGCGAGGACCCGCTACTGCAATCGCAAATGGTGACCGCTTATGTCAAAGGTGTACAAAGCCATCCTGTTTTGGCGACTGCGAAACATTACCTTATGAATAATCAGGAGACGGAGCGTTTCACGACAAATGTCAAAGTCAGTGACCGTGCGCTGCATGAAATTTACATACGCCCGTTTGAGGAGGCTATTGCCAAGGCAGATTTGGGCGGAGCTATGTGCTCCTTTAACAAGGTCAACGGCGAATCGGCATGTGAGAACAAGACCATCCTGACAGACCTTTTGAAAAAGGAAATGCAATTCCAGGGCTTCGTGATGAGTGATTATGGCGCGAATCTGAGTACAGTCGAATCGGCAAATAGCGGCTTGGACCTGGAAACACCGGGAACCCCTTATGGTAAATGGGGAGATCAACTGCTTGATGCGGTCAAGACTGGTAAAGTAAGTGAACAAACGATTGATGATAAAGCTAAGCGTATTCTGGTGCAGATGTTCAGTAAAGGTTTGTTTGATCACCCGGCTCAAAATAATCAAATTGATGCCCGTGACCATGGTAAAACAGCCCGTCAATTGGCTGAGGAAAGTATGGTGCTGCTTCAAAATAAAAACAACGTATTACCGTTGTCTCAAGATAAACTCAAATCCATTGCTGTGATTGGTCCAGATGCAGATAACGGCACTGTGGCAGGCGGAGGCAGTTCGTTGGTGAACCCGACGTACACGGTGAGTCCGCTGGAGGGCATTCGTAATCGTGTAGGCAAAGGAGTTACCGTCCAGTATGCACCGGGCACGGATCCTATTTCTGCGGGGGACATTATGCCAGGTCCATCAGCTGTTCCGTCTTCGTTGCTGACCACATCCGATCAGAAAGAGAATATCAGTGTTGGATATGCGACTTATGGCGATGCTGAGCAGGGACTGCGAGGCGAATACTGGAAGAATAACAAGATGGAAGGCAATCCGATTCTTGTGCGCAATGATGATCAAGTCAATATGAACCTTGGCTTTTATAATTATCAGGGTTTCAATGCGAAGTCCCCTAAAGTTCCTAATACACCCACGACCCTGAACGGTTTGATATCTGCACGCTGGACAGGGGCTATTGCAGCTCCCAAGGATGGTGACTATGCATTGTCATTAACCAGTTTGGGATCAAGCAAGCTGTATCTTGATGATAAGCTATTTGTAGATAATCAGGGTACGAAGCTGGAAACAACGAAGAAAAACATCTCGTTCAAAGCGGGGGAAAAACATAAGATACGTATTGAATATCGTGCCGATTATCCAACAAATGGTCGCGATTCTGGCGGTATGGTTCGTCTGGGCTGGGAGCCTCCGGCAGATACGACAGACAAGCTGATTGACAATGCTGTAAAGCTGGCCAAAAAATCGGATGTTGCGATTGTGGTCACACGTACGTATGAGAGCGAAGGATATGTGGAGCGTTCCGATATGGAGCTGCCGAACAATCAGGATCGGCTGATCCGTGCGGTTGCCGCTGCCAATCCGAAAACCATTGTGGTACAAATGAGCGGCAGAGCTGTGCAGATGGACACCTGGCAGGACAAAGTTCCTGCGATCGTACAGGCATGGTTTGCTGGTCAAGAGCAAGGGAATGCCATAGCGCGCGTCTTGTTTGGGGATGTAAATCCTTCTGGCAAGCTACCGGTAACCTTCCCGGTTAACGAGCAGTCTACACCTGTATCCTCACCGGAGAAATTTCCGGGTGTCAATGGAGTGGGTGACTATTCAGATGGTATTTTTGTAGGCTACCGTGGATATGAAAAATCGGGTATCCAACCTGTGTTCTCCTTTGGACACGGTTTATCCTACACGACTTTCGGATACAGTGATTTGAAGGTAAAACAGCATGCGAGTGGAAAGAAATCCGATCGTACAAGTTCAGTCGAGGTTTCGCTTAAATTGAAAAACACTGGGAAAAAAGCTGGAGCTGAGGTTGTACAGGTATACAGCGGTAAGCTCCCGACCAATGTAGAGACCCCATCCCGTCAACTGGCAGGTTGGGCCAAGGTGGAATTAAAGCCGGGCCAAGAGAAGAAAGTCCGCATTGAGCTTGACCCGAAAGCTCTCTCTTATTGGGATGAAAAATCCAAAGCATGGGTTATGCCATCTGGTGAAGTTCCGATTTATGTAGGCAGTTCCTCTCAGGATACAAGACTGACAGGAAGTGTTACGATTCCGGCAACCTCTACAGAAAAGGCAAAAAAGTAA
- a CDS encoding Gfo/Idh/MocA family protein, with the protein MSKKIKWGIVGTGWISDQFVADLQHVTNGEGYAVGSRNIESATEFAAKHQMAQAYGSYEELVQDSEVDAIYIGTPHPFHKENVLAALRAGKAVLCEKPFTVNSKELEELIRYARDHKLFLMEAMWTRFLPPIRQVREWIHAGRIGEVKLVKAEFGFRIDWNPEGRLLNPELGGGALLDAGIYPVSFASMVFGPEPEHVWSTAYIGETGVDETFSIMLDYGKGRTAMLNGAVRLGLTNEAYIHGTKGYIHIPSFLNGTSATLVVDGEEAQNFQDDRSSTGYAFEAEEVGRCLNEGLLESSTISLDESLGIMKLMDQIRSQWGLRYPFE; encoded by the coding sequence ATGAGCAAAAAGATTAAATGGGGAATTGTCGGTACGGGATGGATCTCAGATCAGTTTGTTGCCGATCTGCAACATGTTACGAATGGAGAAGGATACGCCGTTGGATCACGCAATATTGAAAGCGCTACCGAATTTGCAGCCAAGCATCAAATGGCACAGGCTTATGGTAGCTATGAGGAATTAGTGCAAGATTCCGAGGTCGATGCTATTTACATAGGGACTCCTCATCCTTTTCATAAAGAAAATGTTCTAGCAGCTCTACGAGCGGGCAAAGCCGTCTTATGTGAGAAACCCTTCACCGTCAACAGCAAAGAGTTGGAGGAACTAATCCGTTACGCCCGTGACCATAAGCTATTCCTGATGGAAGCAATGTGGACGCGTTTTTTGCCTCCGATTCGCCAAGTGCGGGAGTGGATACATGCGGGACGTATTGGTGAAGTGAAGCTGGTGAAGGCGGAATTCGGTTTTCGCATAGATTGGAACCCAGAGGGAAGATTATTGAATCCCGAGCTGGGCGGAGGGGCATTATTAGATGCGGGAATTTACCCCGTTTCTTTTGCTTCGATGGTGTTTGGCCCTGAACCAGAGCATGTATGGAGTACTGCTTATATCGGGGAAACTGGCGTTGATGAGACATTTTCAATCATGTTGGATTATGGAAAAGGACGTACAGCTATGCTTAATGGGGCAGTTCGTCTCGGACTGACGAATGAAGCTTATATCCATGGAACCAAGGGCTATATTCACATTCCGTCGTTCCTGAATGGTACATCGGCTACTTTAGTTGTGGACGGTGAAGAGGCACAGAACTTTCAGGATGATCGTTCCTCTACAGGCTATGCTTTTGAGGCAGAAGAAGTCGGGCGCTGCTTGAACGAAGGTTTGCTCGAAAGCTCTACTATTTCTTTGGATGAATCATTAGGAATCATGAAATTGATGGATCAGATTCGTTCACAGTGGGGACTTCGGTATCCGTTTGAATAA
- a CDS encoding GNAT family N-acetyltransferase — MINSILLQEYTTEYQSQVVDLILHIQQNEYNIAITKEDQPDLLDIENFYQHGNGNFWVALHEGIVVGTVALLNIGNHKTALRKMFVKQNYRGKAFNVSNQLLQHAIGWAKERSVEGIYLGTTPQFVAAHHFYEKNGFVSIALDELPMGFPVMKVDKKFYKYTI; from the coding sequence AGTATCCTTTTACAAGAGTACACAACTGAGTATCAATCGCAAGTAGTCGATTTAATTCTACATATTCAACAGAACGAATATAATATCGCCATCACTAAAGAAGATCAGCCTGATCTGCTTGATATTGAAAACTTTTATCAGCATGGTAACGGCAACTTCTGGGTGGCTCTTCACGAAGGAATCGTAGTAGGGACGGTTGCCTTACTAAATATCGGAAACCATAAGACGGCGCTCAGAAAGATGTTTGTCAAACAAAACTATAGAGGCAAAGCCTTTAATGTTTCGAATCAATTACTTCAGCATGCCATAGGATGGGCCAAGGAACGGTCTGTTGAGGGAATCTATCTTGGAACAACACCGCAATTCGTAGCCGCTCATCATTTTTATGAGAAGAATGGATTTGTTAGTATAGCTCTTGATGAATTGCCAATGGGCTTTCCAGTTATGAAAGTAGATAAAAAGTTTTACAAATACACCATTTAA